Proteins encoded by one window of Methyloterricola oryzae:
- a CDS encoding RNA polymerase sigma factor, protein MSVISHDVILHLFRDHREAVVGFLFNRVRCPDAAQDLSQEAYLRLLRKSGVAHDDNLAGYLFRIAERLAIDYLRSSQRAFASEPLNENIVSPQPEPADLTLLREQCDLLLDAIASMSKRVRAVFLLRKIDEMSYSEIARRLGISEKTVQRHLVKAMLHCHRRLELGRRA, encoded by the coding sequence ATGTCCGTCATTTCCCACGATGTGATCCTTCATTTGTTCCGCGATCACCGCGAGGCGGTGGTCGGGTTCCTGTTCAATCGTGTGCGGTGCCCTGACGCCGCCCAGGACCTGAGCCAGGAAGCCTACCTTCGACTTTTGCGCAAGTCCGGCGTGGCGCACGACGACAACCTGGCGGGCTACCTGTTCCGGATCGCCGAACGCCTGGCGATCGATTACCTGCGCAGCAGCCAGCGCGCCTTCGCGTCCGAACCGCTGAACGAGAACATCGTCAGCCCGCAGCCGGAGCCGGCCGATCTGACTTTGTTGCGGGAACAATGCGATCTTCTGCTGGATGCCATCGCCTCGATGTCGAAGCGCGTGCGCGCCGTGTTCCTGCTGCGCAAGATCGACGAGATGAGCTATTCGGAAATTGCCCGGCGTCTTGGCATTTCCGAGAAGACGGTGCAGCGGCATCTGGTCAAGGCGATGCTGCATTGCCACCGGCGCTTGGAACTCGGGCGCCGAGCTTAG
- a CDS encoding FecR family protein, protein MEASKQRQEEKLLKTAVEWFVRLQSEHCSAEEYADFRRWLERSDAHRSAYANTERIWGSLDEIKQLRVPGLNEARAARPPSRSGRVTTFLLVLGFLASGGLYFEEQQAQPVLYSTGLGETRTVTLADGSRIAMNAMTRLTVTQSLLRRDVMLASGEALFEVVHQAWRPFTVKAGALSIRDIGTLFDVRLRLDAVSVDVLKGEVSLDDGRTVRKQTVAAGSSRAYRKDAGLGPRQPADAERDRAWLEGRLVFRQTPLSEVVAEMERHHPVKFDFADGEISRQTLSGNFDAGDLQPFLKALETILPLKAIKSGDRIIVQQAEARSR, encoded by the coding sequence ATGGAAGCAAGTAAACAGCGTCAAGAAGAAAAGCTCCTGAAAACCGCCGTTGAGTGGTTCGTGCGCTTGCAATCCGAACATTGTTCCGCCGAGGAATACGCGGACTTTCGCCGCTGGCTGGAACGCAGCGATGCGCACCGCTCAGCCTATGCCAATACGGAGCGTATCTGGGGTTCACTGGATGAGATCAAGCAACTGCGGGTTCCCGGATTGAACGAGGCACGGGCCGCGCGGCCGCCCTCCCGATCCGGCCGGGTCACGACCTTCCTTCTGGTGCTGGGCTTCCTGGCCAGTGGTGGCCTCTACTTTGAAGAGCAGCAGGCGCAGCCAGTCTTGTACAGCACGGGCCTTGGGGAAACGCGAACCGTGACGCTCGCCGACGGAAGCCGCATCGCCATGAATGCCATGACACGCCTCACCGTCACGCAGTCGTTGCTGCGCCGGGACGTCATGCTGGCGAGCGGTGAAGCCTTGTTCGAGGTGGTCCACCAGGCGTGGCGGCCTTTTACGGTAAAGGCGGGGGCGCTGAGCATACGCGACATCGGCACCCTCTTCGATGTGCGCCTGCGGCTCGACGCGGTATCGGTGGATGTCCTGAAGGGCGAGGTGAGTCTGGACGACGGCCGGACCGTTCGCAAGCAAACCGTTGCGGCGGGCAGTTCCAGGGCTTATCGCAAGGATGCGGGGCTGGGGCCGCGCCAGCCAGCGGACGCCGAGCGCGACCGGGCCTGGCTGGAAGGCCGGCTGGTGTTCCGGCAGACACCCTTGAGCGAAGTCGTTGCGGAAATGGAGCGCCATCATCCGGTGAAGTTTGATTTCGCCGATGGTGAGATTTCCCGCCAAACCCTCAGTGGCAATTTCGACGCCGGCGATCTGCAACCCTTCCTTAAGGCCCTGGAGACCATCCTGCCGCTCAAGGCGATCAAATCGGGCGACAGAATTATCGTGCAACAGGCTGAGGCCCGCTCGCGATGA